From a single Bacteroidales bacterium genomic region:
- the tyrS gene encoding tyrosine--tRNA ligase, giving the protein MNFIDELNWRGLIHDKTPGVEEYVNSSRATAYVGIDPTADSLHIGHLVSIIMLKHFQNYGHRPILIVGGATGMIGDPSGKSKERVLLDEKTLRHNQECLQIQLSKLLDFSSSIPNSAILLNNYDWMKDYTFLHFIRDIGKHLTVNYMMAKDSVRKRLDSEEGISFTEFTYQLVQGYDFLYLFEKYNCKLQMGGSDQWGNITTGIELIRRKLGGEAYGITCPLLVKPDGTKFGKTEQGNIWLDPQKTSPYQFYQFWINLSDDEAKKYLYIFSFKEKKYLDDLITEHSNTPHLRILQKHLAKEMTTFIHGEAAYNQVVEASEILFGKGTFEALQKMDEQMFLSVFEGVPKQEISKERLSQGLTMVDFIVDVAKAVSSRSEARRLLKEHGFSLNKQKVYEESVVSMKDAIKGRYLILQRGKKNYYLIVIK; this is encoded by the coding sequence ATGAATTTTATTGACGAACTTAATTGGCGTGGATTGATTCACGATAAAACTCCAGGAGTAGAAGAATATGTTAATAGTTCTAGAGCCACAGCTTACGTAGGTATTGATCCAACAGCAGACTCTCTTCACATTGGTCATCTCGTATCTATTATTATGCTTAAGCATTTTCAAAACTACGGTCATAGGCCAATTCTAATTGTTGGTGGAGCAACAGGAATGATTGGTGATCCATCTGGTAAAAGCAAAGAAAGAGTTTTGCTCGACGAAAAAACACTTCGTCACAATCAAGAATGCTTACAAATACAACTTTCTAAGCTTTTGGATTTTTCTTCGTCTATACCAAACTCTGCCATTTTACTTAACAATTACGATTGGATGAAGGACTATACATTTCTTCATTTCATACGTGATATAGGTAAGCATCTTACGGTTAACTATATGATGGCGAAAGATAGTGTAAGAAAGCGTCTTGATAGCGAGGAAGGCATTTCATTTACTGAATTTACCTATCAACTCGTACAGGGATATGATTTTCTTTACCTCTTTGAGAAATACAATTGTAAGCTACAGATGGGGGGTAGCGATCAGTGGGGAAATATTACAACCGGTATAGAATTAATCAGAAGAAAGCTAGGAGGGGAAGCATATGGAATAACTTGCCCTCTACTGGTCAAACCAGATGGCACAAAATTTGGCAAAACCGAACAGGGAAACATATGGTTGGATCCTCAAAAGACATCTCCTTATCAATTTTATCAGTTTTGGATAAACCTTTCTGATGATGAAGCAAAAAAATATCTTTATATTTTTTCATTTAAAGAAAAAAAATACCTGGATGACTTGATTACTGAACATAGTAATACTCCACATTTGCGTATCTTGCAAAAACATCTTGCTAAAGAAATGACTACGTTTATTCATGGTGAGGCTGCTTACAATCAGGTTGTGGAAGCTTCTGAAATTTTATTTGGTAAAGGTACTTTTGAAGCTCTTCAAAAAATGGATGAGCAAATGTTTCTTTCTGTTTTTGAAGGAGTGCCAAAGCAAGAAATTTCCAAAGAGAGGCTTTCACAAGGTTTGACCATGGTAGATTTCATTGTAGATGTCGCGAAAGCTGTCTCCTCACGTTCCGAAGCAAGAAGACTTTTAAAAGAGCATGGCTTTTCCCTCAACAAACAGAAAGTCTACGAAGAAAGTGTTGTTTCTATGAAAGATGCCATAAAAGGACGTTATCTAATCCTGCAGAGAGGAAAAAAGAATTATTATCTGATTGTCATAAAGTAA
- a CDS encoding T9SS type A sorting domain-containing protein: protein MLKVFFSLCLCMFYMMIQSAILWQQDFTNIPSNFYTTSGWTRNSGLTYACTGGNYAYYTSSTNAYFVTNTFNVPQGRGVRLTFNAKRANASAGSIDIYYLITGACSFSTMTPQNNGWVRWGTITPGTSGCSNFILNLESFISGGQNMAVVFYCPNASGTNFITVDDIVIDDNGPTSSPVPNISGATTYTENFTTNRWYGPVNWTDYATTGVQVPYRSYRSASDAYTYLFNNGSGGTGNHSGVWADYYAAFYTGFEFCNASSRSQIITRELNTSACPAPELKFAYIAKYPCSGNYDYTFDEDYRLWAPAVHVSSGQGYTWVELPVNYYFPDGLWHFAAYALPSSANIKLRFSRGTTTCTSPMVGVDHIKVMCRDCNISSRSGGTITGETNPAPNTNYTYTITPTLGATYYKWMIRAIDRDPPVVIEASCPNGTDPCIVSGQGTTTVTINFGNMNGEHFRVMCIPYDADPGTLANPSDACYAKISFLLVNPLPVEWSFFKVNVVDHDVVLEWETQSELNSDFFIPEKSLDGINFSPIGKVPAAGFSNQIKEYSFTDPNLSPGMSFYRIKQVDKDGKYSYSTTLSVINENPSTTLFISSPFTDQLTIETQYPILYPSTLSIYDIHGKIVYEQKNLIINEESSLQISSNGWKKGIYFVVIQGPSLYFTSTVVKL, encoded by the coding sequence ATGTTAAAGGTATTTTTTTCTTTGTGCTTATGCATGTTTTATATGATGATTCAGTCGGCCATTTTATGGCAACAGGATTTCACAAACATTCCGTCAAATTTTTATACCACTTCAGGTTGGACAAGAAATAGTGGATTAACATATGCCTGTACCGGTGGAAATTATGCTTATTACACTTCATCGACCAACGCTTATTTTGTGACTAATACTTTCAATGTGCCACAAGGAAGAGGTGTGAGGTTGACATTTAATGCTAAACGTGCTAATGCTTCAGCTGGAAGCATTGATATTTACTATTTAATTACTGGAGCTTGTAGTTTCAGTACCATGACACCTCAAAACAATGGTTGGGTTAGATGGGGAACCATCACTCCTGGAACAAGTGGATGTTCAAATTTTATCCTTAATCTTGAGAGTTTCATTTCAGGAGGCCAGAACATGGCAGTGGTTTTTTATTGTCCGAATGCTAGTGGAACAAATTTTATAACCGTGGATGACATTGTCATTGACGACAATGGCCCCACGAGCAGTCCTGTTCCTAATATATCAGGAGCAACCACTTACACTGAAAACTTTACTACAAACAGATGGTATGGTCCTGTCAATTGGACTGATTATGCAACCACTGGTGTTCAAGTACCGTATCGTTCTTATAGATCAGCTTCTGATGCATATACTTACCTTTTTAACAATGGTTCTGGTGGTACAGGTAATCACAGTGGAGTTTGGGCAGATTACTATGCTGCTTTTTATACAGGATTTGAGTTTTGTAATGCTTCATCAAGGTCTCAGATCATTACAAGGGAATTAAATACTTCAGCTTGTCCTGCCCCAGAATTGAAGTTTGCGTATATAGCTAAGTATCCTTGTTCTGGAAATTATGATTATACTTTTGATGAAGATTACAGATTGTGGGCACCAGCAGTTCATGTTTCTAGCGGCCAGGGATATACATGGGTTGAATTACCTGTCAATTATTATTTTCCTGATGGGCTTTGGCATTTTGCTGCATATGCCCTTCCTTCGAGTGCTAACATAAAGTTAAGATTTTCAAGAGGAACGACCACTTGTACCAGTCCTATGGTAGGCGTAGATCACATTAAGGTTATGTGTCGAGATTGCAATATTAGTTCTCGAAGCGGTGGAACTATTACTGGAGAGACCAATCCAGCACCTAATACAAATTATACTTATACCATTACTCCTACTTTAGGAGCAACGTATTACAAATGGATGATCCGGGCTATCGATCGTGATCCACCTGTGGTTATTGAAGCTTCCTGCCCCAACGGTACAGATCCCTGTATTGTTTCTGGACAGGGGACGACGACGGTAACTATTAATTTTGGTAACATGAATGGAGAACATTTCCGTGTTATGTGTATTCCGTATGATGCTGACCCGGGAACTCTTGCCAATCCGTCGGATGCATGCTACGCAAAAATCAGTTTTCTATTGGTGAATCCTTTGCCAGTAGAATGGTCCTTTTTCAAAGTAAATGTGGTAGACCATGATGTGGTGCTTGAATGGGAAACGCAAAGCGAATTAAATAGTGATTTTTTCATTCCAGAGAAAAGCCTCGATGGCATAAATTTTTCTCCCATCGGAAAAGTTCCCGCAGCAGGATTTAGTAATCAAATTAAGGAATATTCTTTTACTGACCCAAACCTTTCGCCAGGAATGAGTTTTTATCGAATTAAGCAAGTTGACAAGGATGGGAAGTACTCTTATTCCACCACTCTTTCAGTCATTAATGAAAATCCATCTACGACCCTATTTATTTCATCACCATTTACAGATCAACTAACCATCGAAACACAATATCCTATTTTGTATCCATCGACCTTATCTATTTACGATATACACGGGAAAATTGTTTATGAACAAAAGAACCTCATTATCAATGAAGAATCATCCTTACAAATTTCTTCCAACGGCTGGAAAAAAGGAATCTACTTTGTCGTAATTCAAGGTCCATCATTGTATTTTACGTCTACCGTAGTTAAATTATAA